The following is a genomic window from Antechinus flavipes isolate AdamAnt ecotype Samford, QLD, Australia chromosome 3, AdamAnt_v2, whole genome shotgun sequence.
GTTTGATGCTCGTAACATTGGACTAGATGCTTGCCTGGCCCAGATGTTTGTCATTCACTGTTTTGCCACTATTGAGTCAGGTATCTTCCTGGCCATGGCTTTTGACCGCTATGTGGCCATCTGTGATCCACTACGTCATACCACGGTGCTCACCCATGGCATGGTAGGGCGCATGGGACTAGCTGCCTTTTTGCGGGGTGTGCTCTACATCAGCCCTTTGCCTCTGATGATCCGTCTGAGACTCCCTCATTACCGAGACAGGATTATTGCTCATTCCTACTGTGAGCATATGGCAGTGGTGACCCTGGCATGTGGTGACACaaaaatcaataacatttatGGCTTGAGCATTGGCTTCCTGGTTCTCACCCTGGACTCACTGGCCATTGCAGCCTCCTATGTCATGATTTTCCGGGCTGTGCTAGGACTGGCCACCCCCGAGGCCCGGCTCAAGACCCTGGGCACATGTGGATCCCATATTTGTGCCATTTTGATCTTCTATATCCCTATTGTAGTCTCTTCCCTCATTCATCGATTTGGTCATCATGTGCCCCCCCATATTCACATTCTGTTGGCCAGTTTCTACCTCCTCATCCCACCCATCCTCAACCCCATTGTCTATGCTGTCCGTACCAAGCAAATCCGTGAGCGGCTTCTCCAAATTCTAAAGACAAAAGCTCTTTCTAGGTGATTAATAATAGAATATAAGGGAATAAGACCATAGTTTGAGTGCAATCTCCAACCAGAAATGTGGAGATgtaatgaccttttttttttttaaataatgcttaattaatctttttattgttgttcagtcattttagtcatgttttgtgatcccatttatgattagtaaagatactagagtgggttTGCCATTACCgtcttcaattcattttttgaatgagaaattgagggaaacagggAGAAGTatcttgcttagggtcacaaagctTTTAAGTCTCTGAGAATGGATTTATATTCAAAAGCAAGAGTGTCCTTGACTTTAGGCTTAACAATCTATTCAGTAAGAGACCTAGCTTTTTATCCTAAgctgcatactttttttttgagaggtCAAAGAATTTTGAAAGTGCTATGCAAATGAAGTTGAAACAACTCTATGATGTAGATAGGGTCTAAAGTCCCTtgtgactcaatttcttcattattatctctgccaattctatttgcctcattaTACAGTTATATGATTTGTCCATGATTACATgagttctagaaaaaaattatattaatagtgcCAGA
Proteins encoded in this region:
- the LOC127555286 gene encoding olfactory receptor 52M1-like codes for the protein MFPSQNACSTPNSFLLTGIPGLESLHIWLSIPFGSMYLVAVVGNMTILAVVKVERSLHEPMYFFLCMLAVIDLVLSTSTMPKLLGIFWFDARNIGLDACLAQMFVIHCFATIESGIFLAMAFDRYVAICDPLRHTTVLTHGMVGRMGLAAFLRGVLYISPLPLMIRLRLPHYRDRIIAHSYCEHMAVVTLACGDTKINNIYGLSIGFLVLTLDSLAIAASYVMIFRAVLGLATPEARLKTLGTCGSHICAILIFYIPIVVSSLIHRFGHHVPPHIHILLASFYLLIPPILNPIVYAVRTKQIRERLLQILKTKALSR